The window CGTAAGAAGCAGATATCTTAGTCTCAGGAATAACGCTTGGTCTCTTGGTGATAATATTAATTACCCCGGACATAGCATTGTCTCCGTAAAGACAAGAGGCGGGTCCTCTTACTATTTCTATTCTCTCAATATTGTCCAGAGGAATTAGACTCCAATCCACAAGTTTAGACTTACCTTTATTTTGCGGTATTCCGTCTACGAGTATTAATTGATGTGTGGACATCCCTCCCCAAAACCCACGCATATTTATTCTGCCCACTGTCCCTACGCCGGAAGCATCATACATATAGACACCCTCTAAGTGCCTTAATAAACCGGGGACATTTTTTGCATTTGTCTCTTTAATTTCTTCTTCTTTTATAATGCTTACAGTGGAAGAGACCTCCGATAATCTCCTTTCTATTCTTAAGGGCGTTATTGTTATTGGCTCTAAGGTAATCTTTTCCAAATCTTTGTTTTCTTCTGCCAAAATTGTTCCTTGCAAACTGCCTAAAATCAGCATTTCCACTATCAACATCGAAATTATTAATTTTCTTCTCATTTTTCTCCTCCCTCGAGAATACTCCCAAGATAGACAATCGTCCGGGCTCAACTTAGTTGACAGTTAACTAAATCATTACCGTTGCGGGGCAGCGGAAGGAATTTCACCTTCACTTCCTTTGTCTATCCGGCAAGTTGCTTTTTCCTCTCCTCTTCAGAAACTATAAATATATAAGGTTTAGAAGAAATTGGGTTTTTTTCTACTACCACAACCGTCTTGTATACCTCTTCAATAACTCGATATTTCATCACCTCCTCAGGACTCCCTACCTTGTGGATTCTTCCTTGATTAATAAGAACTAAGCGATGGCAGTATTCGCTGGCCAAATTGAGGTCATGCAAAACCATAATTATCGTGAGCCCAAGTTCCTGGTTGAGCTTTTTGAGCAGGTCTAAAATCCCTACCTGATGGGTTATATCTAAATGCGTTGTAGGTTCGTCTAATAAAAGCAGCTTGGGTTCCTGGGCCAAAGCGCGGGAAATCAGGGCAAGCTGTCTTTCCCCGCCGCTTATCTGGCCCATAAGCTGGTCTTTAAGCTTGAGGGTATCAGTTTTGGCCATACACCTTTGGGCGACTCCTAAGTCCTTTCCTGTCTCTAAAAATTGAAATTTTTCAAAATGGGGAATCCTTCCTAAAAGCACAAACTCCTCTACGCTCATAAACCCTCCGCCAAAACTTTGGGGAACTACCGCTACTTTCTTAGCTAATTCCTTAAATCCCATCTGCCAGATATCCCTGCCTTTTAAGAAAATTATACCTTTTTCCGGCTTAAGGATACGGGTTATAGCCCGAAGAAGCGTAGTCTTTCCTGAACCGTTAGGACCGATTATCCCCACAATTTCTCTATCTTCTACCTTAAAATCGATATCTTGAAGAATAAATTTTGAATCGTATCCACAAGTTAGATTCTTAATTTTGAGCATTACCTTTCTCCCAAAACAGTCTTCTTTTTAGTCAAGGCATAAACAAAAAGGCTTCCGCCCAATATGCCCGTAATTACACCCACGGGTAATTCCATAGGAGAAATGATGGTTCTGGCTAAAGTATCACAAAAGATTAAAAAACCCGCTCCACACAAGAATGAGCCAATTAAAAGAACCCGATGGTCGCTACCGACAAACATACGCATAAAATGGGGAACTACCAAACCCACAAAGCCAATTATTCCCGCTATAGATACACTAAAACCTGTAAGCAAAGAGGCGATAATGAAAAGTAAGCGCTTTGTCTTTTCTACATTGATACCCAAATGCAAGGCCTCTTCTTCGCCCAAAGAAAGGGCATTGAGGTCGAAACAAAAAAGGTAAGAACCAATCAAGCCAAAAATAGAGACTCCACAGGTCAATTTTATAAGAAACCAGTCGGGTTCCTCTAAGGACCCCATTATCCAGAAAACAATCCCGTGAAGGTCTTCTGTGCGCGAAATGGACATAATCAGCATTATCAAAGATGAAGAGATAAAACTTATCATCACCCCTGTTAATAGGAGCCCTTGCATTTTTAATATGCCCCTTCTTACGCTTATTGAATAAACAAGTATTATTACCGTAACCGAACCTAAAAAACCAAAAAGGGGCAAAGTCAAGACGCCCCAGGCCCGGTGTAATCTTAAGAGAATATTTAAACACACCCCGATTGCTGCTCCGCCTGAGATACCCAAGGTATATGGCTCAACTAAGGGATTGCGAAACATCCCTTGCAGGATTACACCCACCAGACTCAATGCCCCTCCGATAGCAAAACCTAAGATAATGCGGGGTAAACGAATATCAAAGAGGATGCTATATTCAGTAGTGCCTTTGCCTTCTGAAATTAATGAGGCAATTTTCTTAACAGGTATCCCAGCCGGACCAATAGATAAAGAAAGAATGCCTATTCCTAAAAGGGCCCCTGCCAAAACCAATACCCAGAAAATCCAGCGAACTATTTTCTTATCCATTTTGGAGATGTAAGATTTTAGCCATTTCCTCTAAAGCTTGAACAAAGCTTAGGGGCGTAGGACTACAAAAATTGTCAGAATCGACAATATAAATCCGATTATTCTTTACAGCCTTTAAGCTCTTATATCTTCTCCAAATCTCCTTTTCCTCTTTCCCTACAAGGCCCATAGTTACAATAATTATGACATCGGGGTCATCTTTAAGGACTTTTTCTCTTGAGTAGCGGTTGTTCTTTGAACCTTGTGCGCTATTTATTCCCCCGGCAAATTCGATAAAGTCGTTAACAAAAGAGTCTTTGGTTACGGTAACTAAGGGCCTGGTTCCCAGTTGAATGAAAACTTTGGGTTTCTCAAATTCCTTAACCTTATTTTTTACAGAATCCACTTTGTCTCTGGCGATGCCTATAACAGTTTTAGCCTCGTTTTCTTTGCCCACAATTCTGCCTAATTCCAAAAAATGTTCGCAAATCTCGCTGAAGTTTTTTGCCTCAGCAAAAGTAACTACTTTTATTCCTAAATTTTTCAATTTCTCTTTTGCCTTTGGAGTGGTTAAAGATGTGGCCAATACCAAATCGGGCCGAAGAGCAACAATTTTTTCCAAATTAACTTCTATTGCTGTGCCTACCTTCTCTTTCCTTTTTGCCTCAAGCGGCTTTTGGCAATAAACTGAGCAGCCTATTAATCTATCTTCTATTCCTAAAATGTAGAGCTCTTCAGTTATAGCCGAACCTAAAGAAATTATTCTCTGCGGATAGTTGTCCTGCGCATAGGTTATAGCTGCGGCATATAAAAGCACAAGAATGGCGAAACACCGGCATAGTAATAACTTTAATTTTTGATTTATGTGATAAACTGGCATTAGTCCTCTTTAAAAATTTCAGGATGAATAAATTTGGCCAAAATCTCCAGTCCCTTAACTGTCCTTGGTCCTGGCCGACAAACTAACTGCGCATCGATCTGATAAATCCGATTATTAAGATAGGCATCGGTATGTTGAAAGCGAGGATGATTCTGCGTATAGGATAATAAACCCATAGTTTCTCTATGCCCTTTAGAGGTAATTATAACTTGAGGGTTTTTCTTAATCACAACCTCTAATAAGTCATCGATGTTGTCTCTATCGATATCCCGCATAATATTTAATCCTCCTGCTACCTCGATTAACTTATTAAT is drawn from Patescibacteria group bacterium and contains these coding sequences:
- a CDS encoding iron ABC transporter permease, with product MDKKIVRWIFWVLVLAGALLGIGILSLSIGPAGIPVKKIASLISEGKGTTEYSILFDIRLPRIILGFAIGGALSLVGVILQGMFRNPLVEPYTLGISGGAAIGVCLNILLRLHRAWGVLTLPLFGFLGSVTVIILVYSISVRRGILKMQGLLLTGVMISFISSSLIMLIMSISRTEDLHGIVFWIMGSLEEPDWFLIKLTCGVSIFGLIGSYLFCFDLNALSLGEEEALHLGINVEKTKRLLFIIASLLTGFSVSIAGIIGFVGLVVPHFMRMFVGSDHRVLLIGSFLCGAGFLIFCDTLARTIISPMELPVGVITGILGGSLFVYALTKKKTVLGER
- a CDS encoding ABC transporter substrate-binding protein — encoded protein: MPVYHINQKLKLLLCRCFAILVLLYAAAITYAQDNYPQRIISLGSAITEELYILGIEDRLIGCSVYCQKPLEAKRKEKVGTAIEVNLEKIVALRPDLVLATSLTTPKAKEKLKNLGIKVVTFAEAKNFSEICEHFLELGRIVGKENEAKTVIGIARDKVDSVKNKVKEFEKPKVFIQLGTRPLVTVTKDSFVNDFIEFAGGINSAQGSKNNRYSREKVLKDDPDVIIIVTMGLVGKEEKEIWRRYKSLKAVKNNRIYIVDSDNFCSPTPLSFVQALEEMAKILHLQNG